One stretch of Campylobacter sp. CCS1377 DNA includes these proteins:
- the rplJ gene encoding 50S ribosomal protein L10 — translation MTRSEKVEIIAKLEESFKASEAIVVCNYKGLTTKKLEELRNNARENNVKVQIIKNTLANIALNNSGKTGLVLKDTNIYLWGEDQLSVSKVAAKFEENNELFQIKTAFVDGEVADVAKVKALAKMPSRNELLAMLLQVWNAPITNFTIGLNALKNKKESE, via the coding sequence GTGACTAGAAGCGAAAAAGTTGAAATTATTGCTAAGCTTGAAGAGAGTTTTAAAGCTAGTGAAGCTATCGTGGTATGCAACTATAAAGGCCTAACTACTAAAAAACTAGAAGAACTTAGAAATAATGCAAGAGAAAACAATGTAAAAGTTCAAATTATTAAAAACACTTTGGCTAACATTGCTCTGAATAATTCCGGTAAAACAGGTTTGGTTCTTAAGGATACTAATATTTATCTTTGGGGCGAAGATCAACTTAGTGTTTCAAAAGTAGCTGCTAAATTTGAAGAAAATAATGAATTATTTCAAATTAAAACTGCTTTTGTTGATGGTGAAGTTGCGGATGTGGCTAAGGTTAAGGCTCTGGCTAAAATGCCTTCACGCAATGAGTTGCTTGCTATGCTTTTGCAAGTTTGGAATGCGCCGATTACCAATTTCACAATAGGTTTAAATGCGCTTAAAAATAAAAAAGAATCTGAATAA
- the rpoB gene encoding DNA-directed RNA polymerase subunit beta, giving the protein MLNNQLGNRLRVDFSNVSKQLDIPNLLQLQKKSFDYFLNLDDTNSESGIEKVFKSIFPIHDPQNRLSLEYVSSEIGKPKYTIRECMERGLTYSVNLKMKIRLTLHEKDEKTGEKVGIKDIKEQEIYIREIPLMTDRVSFIINGVERVVVNQLHRSPGVIFKEEESSTVANKLVYTAQIIPDRGSWLYFEYDAKDVLYVRINKRRKIPITMLFRALGYKKQDIIKLFYPTQTIHIKKDKFVTEFNPNDFMDRIEYDIKDEKGNVVHQAGKRMTKKKAEQLLKDGLKWVEYPVEILTNRYLANPIIDKETGEVLFDSLTLLDESKLAKIKEQKSFDIANDLANGVDAAIINSFIQDNETLKLLKQSENIDDENDLAAIRIYKVMRPGEPVVKDAAKTFVNDLFFNPERYDLTKVGRMKMNHKLGLEVPEYVTVLTNEDILKTTKYLIKVKNGKGHIDDRDHLGNRRIRSIGELLANELHLGLAKMQKAIRDKFTSLNADIDKVMPYDLVNPKMITTIIMEFFTGGQLSQFMDQTNPLSEVTHKRRLSALGEGGLVKERAGFEVRDVHATHYGRICPVETPEGQNIGLINTLSTYAKVNELGFVEAPYRKVVNGKVSDEIVYLTATQEEGLFIAPASTKIDAKGNIIEEFVEARQDGETILAKREEVQLIDLCSGMIVGVAASLIPFLEHDDANRALMGSNMQRQAVPLLTCQAPIVGTGMEKIIARDAWEAIKAKRSGVVEKVDNRSIFILGEDDKGPFIDHYTMEKNLRTNQNTSYVQHPIVKKGDVVKAGQIIADGPSMDQGELAIGKNALIAFMPWNGYNYEDAIVVSERIIREDTFTSVHIYEKEIEARELKDGIEEITKDIPNVKEEDLAHLDESGIAKIGTHIKPGMILVGKVSPKGEVKPTPEERLLRAIFGEKAGHVVNKSLYATASLEGVVVDVKIFTKKGYEKDDRALRAHDEEKMSLEKEHHDRLLMMDREEILRVCALLAKSPLSAAQKINDKEYKKGDIVDIKDLEKINRFALNSLIKAYSKEIQKQYDDLKNHFQNEKKKLKAEHDEKLEILEKDDILPSGVVKLVKIYIATKRKLKVGDKMAGRHGNKGIVSTIVPEVDMPYLANGKSVDIALNPLGVPSRMNIGQILESHLGLVGLRLGDQIQEIFNKKQKDFIKELRAKMLEICSIPRLASEKEFVKNLSDEELLNYARDWSKGVKFATPVFEGVNIEEFAKLFEMAKIDMDGKTELYDGRTGEKIAERVHVGCMYMLKLHHLVDEKVHARSTGPYSLVTQQPVGGKALFGGQRFGEMEVWALEAYGAAHTLKEMLTIKSDDVEGRFSAYKALTKGENVPATGIPETFFVLTNELKSLALDVEIFDKDEEDE; this is encoded by the coding sequence ATGTTAAATAACCAATTAGGCAATCGTTTAAGAGTTGACTTCTCAAATGTTTCAAAGCAGTTAGATATTCCAAATCTTTTACAATTACAAAAAAAGAGTTTTGATTATTTTTTAAATCTTGATGATACAAATAGCGAAAGCGGAATAGAAAAAGTTTTTAAATCTATTTTTCCTATTCACGATCCGCAAAATAGATTAAGTTTAGAATATGTTAGTAGTGAAATTGGTAAGCCAAAATATACAATTAGAGAATGCATGGAAAGAGGGCTTACTTATTCTGTAAATTTAAAAATGAAAATTCGTTTGACTTTGCATGAAAAAGATGAAAAAACAGGCGAAAAAGTTGGTATAAAAGATATTAAAGAGCAAGAAATTTATATTAGGGAAATTCCATTGATGACAGATAGGGTTTCTTTTATTATCAATGGAGTAGAAAGAGTTGTCGTAAATCAGCTTCACCGAAGTCCAGGAGTAATTTTTAAAGAAGAAGAGAGTTCTACAGTAGCTAATAAACTTGTTTATACTGCTCAAATTATTCCGGATCGTGGTTCTTGGCTTTATTTTGAATACGATGCTAAAGATGTACTTTATGTTAGAATTAATAAAAGAAGAAAAATTCCTATTACCATGCTTTTTAGAGCTTTGGGTTATAAGAAGCAAGATATTATTAAGTTGTTTTATCCAACTCAAACCATTCATATAAAAAAAGATAAATTTGTAACAGAGTTTAATCCTAATGACTTTATGGACAGAATAGAATATGATATTAAAGATGAAAAAGGTAATGTTGTCCATCAAGCTGGAAAAAGAATGACGAAGAAAAAGGCTGAACAACTTTTAAAAGATGGCTTGAAATGGGTTGAATATCCTGTTGAAATTTTGACAAATCGTTATTTGGCAAATCCTATTATTGATAAAGAGACAGGTGAAGTTTTATTTGATTCACTCACTTTACTTGATGAGAGTAAACTTGCCAAAATAAAAGAACAAAAAAGTTTTGATATTGCAAATGACTTAGCAAATGGTGTTGATGCGGCTATTATTAACTCATTTATTCAAGATAATGAAACATTGAAACTTTTAAAACAAAGTGAAAATATTGATGATGAAAATGATTTGGCTGCAATTAGAATTTATAAAGTAATGCGTCCGGGAGAGCCTGTAGTAAAAGATGCTGCTAAAACTTTTGTCAATGATTTATTTTTTAATCCTGAAAGATATGATTTAACAAAAGTTGGTCGTATGAAAATGAATCACAAATTAGGGCTTGAAGTTCCAGAGTATGTCACTGTTTTAACTAATGAAGATATTTTGAAAACAACGAAGTATTTGATTAAGGTTAAAAACGGTAAAGGACATATTGACGATAGAGATCACTTGGGCAATCGTCGTATTCGCTCTATAGGAGAGCTTTTGGCAAATGAATTGCATTTAGGGCTTGCAAAAATGCAAAAAGCCATCAGAGATAAATTTACCTCATTAAATGCAGATATTGATAAAGTTATGCCTTATGATTTGGTAAATCCAAAAATGATCACGACTATTATTATGGAATTTTTTACAGGTGGGCAATTATCTCAGTTCATGGATCAGACTAATCCACTCAGTGAAGTTACTCATAAACGCCGTTTATCTGCACTCGGTGAAGGCGGTTTAGTCAAAGAAAGAGCGGGTTTTGAAGTACGTGATGTTCATGCAACTCATTATGGAAGAATTTGTCCAGTTGAAACCCCAGAAGGTCAAAATATCGGTTTGATTAATACACTTTCAACTTACGCAAAAGTTAATGAACTTGGTTTTGTTGAAGCACCTTATAGAAAAGTTGTTAATGGTAAAGTAAGTGATGAAATTGTTTATCTTACTGCAACTCAAGAAGAAGGTTTGTTTATTGCACCAGCTTCAACAAAAATAGATGCCAAAGGTAATATTATAGAAGAATTTGTTGAAGCTAGACAAGATGGAGAAACTATATTAGCTAAACGCGAAGAAGTACAACTTATTGATCTTTGTTCGGGTATGATAGTGGGTGTTGCTGCTTCATTGATTCCGTTTTTGGAGCACGATGATGCAAATAGAGCTTTAATGGGTTCAAACATGCAGCGTCAAGCTGTACCATTGCTAACTTGTCAAGCTCCTATCGTTGGAACGGGTATGGAGAAAATTATTGCAAGGGATGCTTGGGAAGCGATTAAAGCTAAGAGATCGGGTGTAGTTGAGAAAGTAGATAATAGAAGTATTTTTATTTTAGGTGAAGATGACAAAGGCCCTTTTATTGATCATTATACTATGGAGAAAAATTTAAGAACTAACCAAAATACAAGTTATGTTCAGCATCCTATTGTTAAAAAAGGTGATGTTGTTAAAGCAGGACAAATCATTGCCGATGGCCCAAGTATGGATCAAGGTGAGCTTGCTATTGGTAAAAATGCACTGATTGCTTTTATGCCTTGGAATGGTTACAATTATGAAGATGCTATTGTTGTAAGCGAAAGAATTATTCGTGAAGATACTTTTACTAGCGTTCATATTTATGAAAAAGAAATTGAGGCCAGAGAATTAAAAGACGGTATTGAAGAAATCACCAAAGATATTCCTAATGTTAAGGAAGAAGATTTGGCGCATTTAGATGAGAGTGGTATAGCAAAAATTGGAACACACATTAAACCAGGTATGATCTTAGTGGGCAAAGTTTCTCCAAAGGGAGAGGTTAAACCAACTCCAGAAGAAAGGCTTTTAAGGGCAATTTTTGGGGAAAAAGCAGGGCATGTGGTTAATAAATCTTTATATGCAACCGCATCTTTAGAAGGTGTTGTTGTTGATGTTAAAATTTTTACCAAAAAAGGTTATGAAAAAGATGACAGAGCTTTAAGAGCACATGATGAAGAAAAAATGTCTTTAGAAAAAGAGCATCATGATAGACTTTTAATGATGGATAGAGAAGAGATTTTAAGGGTATGTGCGCTTTTAGCAAAATCTCCTTTAAGTGCAGCACAAAAAATAAACGATAAAGAGTATAAAAAAGGCGATATTGTTGATATAAAAGATCTTGAAAAAATCAATCGTTTTGCCTTAAATAGTTTGATTAAAGCTTATTCTAAAGAAATTCAAAAACAATATGATGATTTGAAAAATCACTTCCAAAATGAAAAGAAAAAGCTTAAAGCCGAACATGATGAAAAGCTTGAAATTTTGGAAAAAGATGATATTTTACCAAGTGGGGTTGTTAAGCTTGTAAAAATTTACATTGCAACTAAACGCAAACTTAAAGTGGGTGATAAAATGGCTGGACGACATGGAAATAAAGGTATTGTTTCAACTATTGTTCCAGAAGTAGATATGCCTTATTTGGCAAATGGCAAGAGTGTTGATATTGCACTAAATCCATTGGGCGTTCCAAGTCGTATGAATATAGGGCAAATTTTAGAAAGTCATTTGGGGCTTGTTGGACTTAGACTTGGCGATCAAATTCAAGAAATTTTCAATAAAAAACAAAAAGATTTTATTAAAGAATTAAGAGCAAAAATGCTTGAAATTTGTTCTATTCCAAGACTTGCAAGTGAAAAAGAATTTGTTAAAAATTTAAGCGATGAAGAGCTTTTAAATTATGCTAGAGATTGGAGCAAAGGGGTAAAATTTGCTACTCCAGTTTTTGAAGGTGTAAATATAGAAGAATTTGCTAAGCTTTTTGAAATGGCAAAAATTGATATGGATGGTAAAACAGAGCTTTACGATGGACGCACAGGTGAAAAAATCGCAGAAAGAGTTCATGTTGGTTGTATGTATATGTTAAAACTACATCACCTAGTCGATGAAAAAGTCCATGCTAGAAGTACAGGACCTTATAGCTTGGTAACTCAGCAACCAGTTGGTGGTAAAGCACTCTTTGGGGGTCAAAGATTTGGTGAGATGGAAGTTTGGGCGTTGGAAGCTTATGGTGCAGCGCATACTTTAAAAGAAATGCTTACTATAAAATCAGATGATGTAGAAGGAAGATTTAGTGCTTATAAGGCTTTAACTAAGGGCGAGAATGTTCCAGCTACAGGAATTCCAGAGACATTTTTCGTTTTAACAAATGAATTAAAATCTCTTGCTTTAGATGTTGAGATTTTTGATAAGGATGAAGAAGATGAGTAA
- the rplA gene encoding 50S ribosomal protein L1 gives MSKITKRLKELSQKIDSSKEYALNEAVETVKTLASAKFDETVEIALKLNVDPRHADQMVRGSVVLPAGTGKKVRVAVIAKDAKADEAKNAGADIVGSDDLVEEIQKGNMNFDVLIATPNLMGLVGKVGRILGPKGLMPNPKTGTVTMDVAQAVNNAKSGQVNFRVDKQGNIHAGLGKVSFSKEQLLDNISTFIKAINKHKPAAAKGRYIKNAALSLTMSPSVKLETQELLDMK, from the coding sequence ATGTCTAAAATTACGAAAAGATTGAAAGAATTATCACAAAAAATTGACTCAAGTAAAGAGTATGCTTTAAATGAAGCTGTTGAGACTGTTAAGACTTTGGCTTCTGCTAAATTTGATGAGACAGTTGAAATTGCATTAAAACTTAATGTTGATCCAAGACACGCTGATCAAATGGTTAGGGGTTCTGTTGTTTTGCCTGCCGGTACAGGAAAAAAAGTTCGTGTTGCGGTAATTGCTAAAGATGCAAAAGCTGATGAAGCTAAGAATGCTGGTGCAGATATAGTTGGAAGTGATGATTTGGTGGAAGAAATTCAAAAAGGAAATATGAATTTTGATGTTTTGATTGCAACACCAAATTTAATGGGCTTAGTAGGTAAAGTTGGTCGTATATTAGGACCAAAAGGTTTAATGCCAAATCCAAAAACAGGTACAGTAACTATGGATGTAGCTCAAGCTGTCAATAACGCAAAAAGTGGTCAGGTAAATTTCCGTGTAGATAAACAAGGAAATATCCACGCAGGTCTTGGAAAGGTAAGTTTTTCTAAAGAACAACTTTTGGATAATATTTCTACATTTATAAAAGCTATTAATAAGCATAAACCTGCTGCTGCAAAGGGTAGATATATTAAAAATGCGGCTTTGTCTTTAACAATGAGCCCTTCTGTAAAACTTGAAACTCAAGAATTGCTTGATATGAAATAA
- the rplL gene encoding 50S ribosomal protein L7/L12 gives MAISKEDVLEFISNLSVLELSELVKEFEEKFGVSAAPVMVAGGAVAGGAAAAAEEKTEFDIILTDGGAKKIEVIKIVRALTGLGLKEAKDAVEQTPSTLKEGVAKADAEEAKKQLEEAGAKVELK, from the coding sequence ATGGCAATTTCTAAAGAAGATGTATTAGAATTTATTTCAAATTTAAGTGTTCTTGAGCTTTCTGAGCTTGTAAAAGAATTTGAAGAAAAATTTGGCGTTTCTGCTGCTCCTGTTATGGTTGCAGGTGGAGCTGTTGCAGGTGGAGCTGCAGCTGCTGCTGAAGAAAAAACAGAATTTGATATCATTTTAACTGATGGTGGTGCTAAGAAAATTGAAGTAATTAAAATTGTTCGTGCTTTAACTGGCTTAGGTCTTAAAGAAGCAAAAGATGCAGTAGAACAAACTCCTTCAACTTTAAAAGAAGGTGTAGCTAAAGCTGATGCTGAAGAAGCTAAAAAACAACTTGAAGAAGCTGGCGCTAAAGTTGAACTTAAGTAA
- the rpmG gene encoding 50S ribosomal protein L33, producing MRIKVGLKCEECGDINYSTYKNSKNTTEKLELKKYCPRLKKHTLHKEVKLKS from the coding sequence ATGAGAATTAAAGTTGGTTTAAAATGTGAAGAATGTGGTGATATTAATTATAGCACTTATAAAAATAGTAAAAATACAACTGAAAAATTAGAGTTAAAAAAATATTGCCCAAGATTAAAAAAACACACACTTCATAAAGAAGTTAAGTTAAAGAGTTAG
- the rplK gene encoding 50S ribosomal protein L11 → MAKKVVGEIKLQIAATKANPSPPVGPALGQQGVNIMEFCKAFNERTKDMAGFNIPVVITVYADKSFTFITKQPPATDLIKKAAGITKGTDNPLKNKVGKLTRAQVMEIVDKKLADLNTKDKDQAAKIIAGSARSMGVEIVD, encoded by the coding sequence ATGGCTAAAAAAGTCGTAGGTGAAATTAAGTTGCAAATTGCAGCTACTAAAGCAAATCCATCACCTCCTGTTGGACCAGCTTTGGGTCAGCAAGGTGTTAATATTATGGAATTCTGTAAAGCTTTCAATGAAAGAACTAAAGATATGGCGGGTTTTAATATTCCTGTTGTAATTACGGTTTATGCTGATAAAAGCTTTACCTTTATTACAAAACAACCTCCTGCTACAGACTTAATAAAAAAGGCAGCAGGTATTACTAAAGGCACAGATAATCCATTAAAAAATAAAGTGGGTAAATTAACTCGTGCTCAAGTTATGGAGATTGTTGATAAAAAACTTGCAGATTTGAATACTAAAGACAAAGATCAAGCTGCTAAAATTATTGCAGGATCAGCTCGTTCTATGGGTGTTGAAATTGTAGATTAA
- the nusG gene encoding transcription termination/antitermination protein NusG, with protein MANHKWYAIQTYAGSEMAVKRAIENLVKDNGIEDQLKEIVVPTEDIIEFKNGKEKISERSLYSGYVFANLDLNTELWHKIQSLPKVGRFIGEAKKPTPLTDKDIDLILEKAQNKAAPKPKISFDEGENVRIIEGPFANFTGIVEEYDMVRGLLKLNVSIFGRSTPVEILYSQVEKIV; from the coding sequence ATGGCTAATCATAAATGGTATGCTATTCAAACCTATGCCGGTAGTGAAATGGCAGTTAAAAGAGCTATTGAGAATTTAGTAAAAGATAATGGTATCGAAGATCAGCTAAAAGAAATTGTTGTGCCAACAGAAGATATTATTGAATTTAAAAATGGGAAAGAAAAAATTAGCGAAAGAAGTCTTTATTCGGGATATGTTTTTGCAAATTTAGATTTAAATACAGAGCTTTGGCATAAAATTCAGTCTTTGCCTAAAGTTGGTCGTTTTATTGGTGAAGCAAAAAAACCAACTCCATTAACAGATAAAGATATAGATCTTATTTTAGAAAAAGCTCAAAATAAAGCAGCACCTAAACCTAAAATATCTTTTGATGAGGGTGAAAATGTTCGTATTATTGAAGGGCCTTTTGCTAATTTTACAGGTATTGTTGAAGAATATGATATGGTGCGTGGTTTATTGAAACTTAATGTATCTATTTTCGGTCGTTCAACTCCTGTTGAAATTTTGTATTCTCAAGTAGAAAAAATAGTTTAA
- the secE gene encoding preprotein translocase subunit SecE, with protein MEKLVSYFKLSKLELGKVIFPLKEQVRNAYITVFIVVTVISLFLALVDWIMSFALSQIF; from the coding sequence ATGGAAAAATTAGTAAGTTATTTTAAATTGTCAAAGTTAGAGCTTGGTAAGGTTATTTTTCCTTTAAAAGAGCAGGTAAGAAATGCTTATATTACAGTATTCATAGTTGTAACTGTAATTTCTTTATTTTTGGCATTAGTGGATTGGATCATGTCCTTTGCGCTATCACAAATTTTTTGA